Sequence from the Strix uralensis isolate ZFMK-TIS-50842 chromosome 1, bStrUra1, whole genome shotgun sequence genome:
AGTTTTTCCTGAGGAAGATGAAGAACTGGAAGTAAAGAACATGCCAtgtaaaagcagaatttttaGGGAATTCCTTGCTTGAGAAACATTACGAACGTTTCTTGATATCATTTGAACATGAACCTCTCAATACTAAGTTTTAATAAACTTTATTTCCCATCTGAGGAAAAAAGAACTATATTTTATGTTCTGGCAATGCTGAAAACAACTATCACTAAAACAAATCAAAGTGGAATTACTTTGCCAAAAGATAAACACTTTTTCAACTGATGATTCAAATAGTGGTTTATGTGTTCATGAAGTGCTACTTTCAAGTagcatttttcttgctgtttctctAAGTCTATTTagaaaaatgatagaaaaataacAGTCATTATTTCACTGTTAGAAATTGAGCTTAAAAAAAGGATTCTTGAGATTTTAGTGGTTAAAGCAAAGAAATAGTAACAACACCAGGAACAAATAATTTACCTGATTCTCTGCTCCATTTCTTCTAAGGTCTCCTTCTTTACTATGTCAAGCTCTTGCTGATGTTCCTTTCGCAGAGTACGCAAGTCTTTTTGAAGATTATTCACTTCTTTGCATAGTTTCTGTTTCTCCCTTTCAGTCTCTTCCAGTTTAGTCTGCAAATCCTTCTGCTGGTTCTGCATATCACCTAATAATTTCTGCAGCTCCAAACCAGATTTAGccttttcttcaacatttttctcaaaagctttcaGACTGTCATTTCTTTCATCCAACTGTTGCTGTAAAGCTTTTAGCTTTTCTTCATATCTCGAACTCATATCTTCCATCTCAGTCTTATGTACTTCATTTTCCTTCACTAGATTATTTTCCAACTCTTTTATCTTCTGTTCTAAAGATTGACTGACTGCCtccttttcctgcatttttttctggaaatctcCAATTACATTCTCCATATCAAGATGTTTTTGTTCTTTAGCTCTTAATTCTTCCCTACTGCTTGCTAAATCACCACTGCAACGAGCAAGCTCATCTGCTAACAATGAGTATTTTTTGGTTTGCTCCTCAAGTTCTTTCCTGAGGCTTTCAGCCTTACTCTGCTCCTCCTGATGGCTCTTCTCAACACATTCTAGTTTTTTAAGGAGCTCTTCCTGTTTGGTTTGCAGTTCTAGACGAGAGTCATTACTCTCTTGTTGCTCCTTTTCATACTTCTGCAACAGTTCATCTTTTTCAGTTAAGCCCTTCTGCAACACGTGCATTTTCTCTTTGTATGTCTGTTGGACGCTCTCaagcatgttatttttttcttgttctacaGCAGCTTTTACACTCTCTACTTTTTGCAACATTTCTTTCTCTAATTCTGTGGAATCTCTTgttgactttattttttcttctaaggaCTCAATTTTGGCCTCTCTCTCCTGCACTTTTTGTTCCAAGTCTCTTAACTGATTTTCTCTATCTTGCTTAAAttgctgttccttttcttccatcTGAGACATCAATTGCCTTTTAATAGAACCGATTTTTAGCTCTGCCTTCTTTTTTAGATCCGCCAGCTTAGTGTTGTTCTCTGCATTCAATCTCTCTTCTAATTCTTTCAGctcttcctctttgcttttaAGTATCCCTGACTTCATTTGAACAAATtccctctcctttgcttcaaattcagttttcagtGAACCTATTTGCTTCTCAAGATTAAGCACTTTTTCTTCAGCCTCCTTAAATCTATTGTCCTTTTCAAAAGCCACCCTCTCTGCCTGCTGGAGTTGCCAAGCTATCTCTTTTTGCTCTGTGTCTTTTTGTTCATTAGACTTTTTAAGTTTCTCCATCAAGGAatcattttctgaagttttctgagCAACGTGTTCTTCTAGTTCAGCAATTCTTGCTGCTTGGTTTTTTAACTTTGCAGTTAACTCACTTTcttgtttttccctcttgttttgcttttgttccaATTCACTTTTCAAACTATCgagattcttgctttctttagCTAGCTGCTCCTTCAGTTTATTTAGCTCTTCACCTTTTTTATTGGCTTCAGTATTGCTTAATTCAAGTTTGCTCTGCAAATCTTTAATAGTATCGTGATTTTGTGTAAACCTGGTTTGTGCTTTCATCTTCCACTCAGACAGCTTGGCCGTGCAATGATCTACCTGCTGAAGAGCTGATGCTTTTTCTTGACTCAGCGTCTCAACTCTGGCCGATAACTCCTGTACCTGGTTTAACAACTGCAACCGATCCTCTTCATGTTGCTTGCTTAACAGAGACATGGCTGCTTCCTTTTCCGTTAAACTTATCATGCTTTCAAGTCTAACATTAAGGTCACTAATTGTTTTGTTGAGAGCAGAGATCTCGGATACTTTTTCCTGGAGTTCCTCCCTCATTGAGGTGACAGCATTGATATTTTCAGATAATTCTTTCCTCAGCTGTGTTATAcaagtttctttttctgatgctgCTTGCTGCTGGTGCCCTCCCTCTTTTTGCAACTGTTCCTTTTCTGTTACAAGTCCTTCAATGTCAGCTCTCATGGACGTAATTAAATTGTCCTTCTCTTGCAGCTGTTGCATTGACTTTTGCAAAGAAGTACTCACAGCAGAATGATGCTCTGTTACTTCTCTAAGTTGAGCTTCTAGTTCAAGAATCTTACTCGTTTTAATTAATACTGCTTCTTTAACTTCTGCAGTTCGGCGCTTGCAATCTGCAATCTTGCATGTTACTATGCCAATTTTTTCACTACATTTTTCAATTAATTCATTGATTTTTGTTTGCAATAAAGCTTCAGCGTTCTTCCAGCAAGCATCTAACTGAGCTACAAGTTCTCCTGACAGCCTTTTAAACTCAGCTTCTTTTAGCTGAATTGcctctatttttttctcataattttcaTGATCTTTATACTGAGAAGACTGCACATCTTGGAGTTTCTCTTCAAGTGTTTTCAGTGTATCAGCCAGCTCGGTAATTTTGGCTTTGTCCTTTTCTTCAACTGCTTTCTGTTCACTGAGCTGTTCCTGAAGTCCTGACTGCTCTTTCAGGGACTGATTAAGATCACCTTCCAATTTTTTCAACTGTGTTTTCAGGTCACTTTCCTTATCTGACAAAGCAGTCACCTTAGCCACTGACTGCCTTAGCTGTTCTTGCAATTCCTTCAGGGACTCCTCCCTTTTCACCTGTTCTTCCTTCAGGTGGGTTATTTCTGCTCTGGTGCTCTCCTCCTCAGCGCTGAAGGTGGCAAGTTTCTGTTTCAGGTCTCCAACTTCCTGCTCTTTCTCTTGCAGTTCCATTTCATGCTTTTCCTGGAGCTCTTCAACCTGCTGATGGAGTTTCTTTTCCCAACTTTGGGTAATTTCTTCCAACTCCCTTCTATGAGCCTCAGCAAGACTCTCCAGTTGCTCTTTCTGATTAGATTCTAGTTTTGACACAGCATCGTTGATTCCAGCTGAGCTGGCATGTGCCATTTCCAACATTTTAGCATTGAATTCGCTCTCTTTCTGACTGAACTCCAATTGCTTGTTTTCAAGCTCTTTTTTTAGCTTAGCTTCCTGCTCAGCAAGATTCTTTTTGAAAGTTTCCTGCATATCTTttgatttctgtttaattttctccattttgttatCCTGACGTTTCAGCTTACTTTCATATTCTTCTTGTAGAGCACTCATTCTCTCCTCTGTGGCTAACAGTTTCTGTTTAAGCTCTTCCACTTGCTTGTTCTGTAACTTCATGTGTtcaatttcattttccttctcacttAGAATTCTCTTTGTATCATCAGCCTCTCTTTGTAGATCCTTCAGCTGACATTCGTATTGTTGTGTTAGAGAGGtttctttctgtgtattttcattCCTTTGCTCTTGCAAATGCTGCTTCAGGTCATGTACCTGAGAGATGTATGCCTCTAACTCATTCTTGACATCATTCAGCTGGGATTCAGTTCTTTCTAGCTGCTCACTAAGTTGCAATTTTTCACCTTCAAGATCTGTcagcttttgctgcagctttgCTAATTCCTCTTCATAAATCTTTGCTTGCTCATTAGACGTACTCCGATGAGACTCTGAAAGCTCCTCTAGCTTTGCAGACACTTGTACAAATTCAGCTTCAGATCTTTCTGAAGATTCCTTCAATTTCTGTTCATGTGCTTTTAGTTCCTCCAAATGTCTGTCCTTCTCCTCCAATGACTGCCTGAGTTGGTTGAGCTCCTCTTTGAGTACCTTCTCAACTCCTTGAATAGACATTTCATGCTCTTTTAACATaatttcaacctcttctttgtgccttttcctctcttcttccaacTTTCCTTCCAATTCTTGCTCTGCTTCACACACTTTACTATTCAATGCAGAGAGCTCTTGTTCTAAATCATGACGTATTTTTAGTGCTTCTGATAGCTCAGAAGACAGGGCTTCTAATTCTGTTTGTTTCGCATCaagtttttctaatgttttttcaTTCATCTCTTCTATGTGTGCACGGaaaactgtttctttctccttcaaaatTGTAGCTATCTCTTGTTGttgtttctctctcattttttctatttcagttacTTGTTGTTGCTTTAAGATTTGAAGTTTTTCTGTCCAAAGCTTTTCCTGCTGCTCTTTCATGTTTTCCGGTTTATTCTTGTGTTTTTCAACCATACAATTTATTTCCTtagtgtgctgctttttttcagacTCCATCAGAGTACTTAATTCCTCTGATTGCTTTCTGTCATCTTGCGAATACTTTGCAAGAGAGCTTTCCAGTTCAAGAACCCTCTgttagaaaatacagttttaaaagagTATCAATACTCAAAAGGTAacaagagaaaatttaaaaaaatctcaccagGTTCACATAACTACAActtattccattattttttagTGAATATCAACTATTTCTATAAGCCTTTCATGCACCTAGTTTctgctcagctttgcttccattATGGTTAGTTATTTAATAAAAGGTTTTCTCTTTCATTGTGGTGAAAATACATACAATAAAAACTTAGAAAGAATTTAActtatacaaataaaataattcatgtgATATTTATGAGATACACACTCATTTTTTCTTGTTAAGCTAAAGTGCCAACACATAGGATGAAAGACATCAAGAGTCTACGTGAGTATTATCGACCTACTGATTTATCTTAATTCCACACATCTCATGGAGATTCTGCTGTGAAGGTAAAATGGTTCTATAGGCAAAACTTTCAAACTAATATTTGGGAGTGGTGGAATAATGTACAAACTTGCATTAGCAGATAATACAATCTTAGCCATTACATAAAGCAAGGGACACTTCAAAAAtttaagcacatttttttaatttattcaagtTTCCTTATAAGTGTTTGTATGCTAGCAGTACCCAGAAGTTAAACAGTTTGAAGTTTAACTCTCCTGTacaacatatataaaaattatgcAGATGGATACAAATTAATATCCCACGCCATGACAGCAAGTGAATGCAGTTGTATATTTTGTAAACATTGTGAGATTAAAACAACCCAATCACAATAAATCCACAGTATCTGTAAACTGCCACAGGTAAAATATATACTAAAAGGAATTCCTGTAAACGTTTACCCCTTTGGAATCTTTACTCACAGTTCTATAAATCTCTACTACTTCACGCATCTTCTGAACCTTCCTGTCACATGCTGACTGTAttgctttcttctgcagctctAATTCTTCTAAAGCTAGGGATCCTTGCTCCTCTTGTTCTTGAAGCGTTTTTAAACACTCACTCTGGTTTCTTTCCTGTATCAAAAATTATgattaaaacaataaatataGTCATCACACCTTCAAAAACAGTATAATAGAAAATTTACAAACAAGTTCATAGGAGTCATACACTAGGCACCTGTATTTTCACCACACGCACAGAGTTTGTATTTTGtctgtgaaaacaaaatcattataaatcacttccattttctcttcttgGGAACCATTTGTCTTTCTATGAAAAACATATCTCAATCCagcctttcattttgttttgtttaacacaATTGAGAGTAACACCTTAGAGGAATAAAGGTCTGTTCTCACTTGATTCCActgctaaattatttttaagcttCTATtccttataattaaaaaataacctgagaaataggtaggaaaaaaatatagtcaGGAAGAGACTGTCAAAGTCCCTCAGTCCTACTCACCAACCATCATGGAGGAGCACAAAAGAGAATCTACTATTTGTTAGGTAAAATTACATGATCTAAAGTGGATTACAGCttatgaaaaagaacaaagaatcCAGTGATTCCTCCCAGCCTGAcctagaagaaaattcttttctgaGGTCAAACACTATGAATAGTTAACCCTGCTCACATAATAcaacacaatcacagaatcatctaggttggaaagaaccttgaagatcatccagtccaaccattaacctaacattgacagttcccaactacaccagatccctcagcgctgggtcaacccgactcttaaacacctccagggatggggacgccaccactgccctgggcagcccattccaacgcccaactaccccttctggaaagaaatacttcctaatatccagtctaatccttccctggcgcaacatgaagccattccctcttgtcttatcgctcatgacttggttaaagagactcatccccagctctctgcaacctcctttcaggtagttgtagagggcgatgaggtctcccctcagcctcctcttctccagactaaacccccccagttccctcagccgctccccatcagacctgtgctccagaccctgcaccagctccgttgctcttctctggacacgctcaagtaattcaatgtcctttttggagtgaggggcccaaaactgaacacagtattcgaggtgcggcctcaccagtgccgagtacagggggacagtcacttccctgtccctgctggccacgctatttctgatacaagccaggatgccattggccttcttggccacctgggcacactgctggctcctgttcagccggctgtcaatcaacacccccgggtccctctctgactggcagctctccagccactcctccccaagcctgtagcgctgctggggttgttgtggcccaagtgcagcacccggcatttggccttattgaagctcatacagttggccttagcccatcgctccagcctgtccagatctctctgcagagcctccctaccctcgagcagatcaacactcccacccaacttggtgtcatctgcaaacttactgagggtgcactcgatcccctcgtctagatcatcaagaaagatgttaaacaggagtggccccaaaaccaagccctgggggacaccactcgtgaccggccgccaaccggatttaactccattcaccacaactctttgggcccggccatccagccagttttttacccagcaaagcatgtgcccatccaagccacgagcacccagttttgccaggagaatgctgtgggaaacggtgtcaaaggccttactgaagtcaaggtaaactacatccacagcctttccctcatccaataagcaggtcgccctgtcgtagaaggagatcaggtttgtcaagcaggacctgtctttcacaaacccatgctgactgggcctcatcatttggttgtcccgcatgtgttgtaagatggtactctggatgagctgctccatcagcttcctgggcaccgacgtcaagctgacaggcctgtaatttcctggatcatccttctgacccttcttatatatgggcatcatattggccagtttccaatctgtcgggacctccccagacagccaggactgctggtaaatgatggaaagtggcttggcaagcaccccagtcagctccttcagcacccttgggtgtatcccatcaggtcccatagacttgtgtatgtctatgtgatgcagtaggtcactgactgtctcctggattgcggggggcgtcgttctcccagtctctgtcttctggctgaggaggctggattccctcaatacaactagtcctgttattaaagactgaggcaaagaaggcatcaaggacctcagccttctcctcatcacttgttaccacgtttcctcccgcatccagcaggggatggagactctccctggcctttcttttgctgctgacatacttatagaaacatttcttgttatccttgattgctgaagccacaATGATACCAACACTTTTCAAGTAACAGCCTCATTCTTTGTACCTCTTTTACTCTAGTTGCTCTGGCTAATCGCCAATGATccagaggaagaaattaaaaaaaaatatctaacaaaaggaattttaaaaataaaagaagtctttCCCACAAGATGCAGCTGTTAGTGAGCAGTGATAGTGATTACCATTATTCAGTCTTGTATCACCGCAGCTGCTTTCCCTTCATGTTGCTGAAGTGTCTGACCTCTTTGACTTTTGGAGGACACTTTGTATCTTTGAGTGCAGGACTCTCACTACAGAACAGGGTCAGATTAAGACTTCTAGTTCCACCTCACACTTAGAGAAACGTCTTTCTACACTTTTTAGGGATACTTACAAGAGCTAACTTCATCTTGCCCTGGAAAGCCTTTTCTTGGGCCTGTAATCTCTTATTTAGCTCCTGATCTTTGGTAGCCATTTCttttttatggtatttttctAGTTCAGCAACACGCTTCTCTGAAGACTTCTGTGAACCAGTCAGAAAAAAActgatttcaaaatattaaataacactTTGTATTATTTCTTAATAAGAAAAGCAGTGCAAAAGAGAGAGGAAACCAGAACCATCTCTTTGCTGCCTTTGAATAAGTAACAGTCACTTGGAACGCTTCATATTGAGCCCTGAGAGTTGCTATTTTCAAGCTTGAAGTTATCCATCTTCCTTCTCAAGTCTTTCACTGTTCTACTAAAAGAAACACCAAATTTTCTAAAGACTCGTCGACCAAGGTGAACTTAcatgttttcagtttcagttcaaATGTGGTAATAAATTGGAAAAGGAACTTCTGTCTCTAGCTTTCCCTGCATTCTTATTATTTCGTGAGCCAGAAAGTCAAGTGATGATACTCTATGTAGACAGCTATCTATGATCTATATACATGCTTTATTTAAGAATAATGTAATGCAAGTAAGTTCTTCCCCTAAAGCATCAGTCTATTCTCTTAGAAAAATTACTAACATAACAAATGCCAACACAAGAACTGTAATTTAAAGGTGTTTAAATTTACAGCTTTGCAAGGCACATGCAGTACTTCTGCAATGTCTACCTGAATACACCAAATGAAGCAAATTTTAGCAATTCTTAACTAGCAAACAGTTTGGCAACAAGTTCTTAAGGGTTTACACATACTGGGCTAGGATAACCATTAAAAGTACTTAGTATTAAACCCCAAAATCCTGGAGGAGATGCGTGAGCTGACCgccattaatttcttcttcttgacTTCCTTTAAAGTCTCAAGTGTACTTctagtaaataattttattaaatactgTGAAACAAGGAGTAATACTGTTCATTTTTATATGCCTCTAATGTACTGATTTTAAactgttagagaaaaaaaaaatctatatggGGAGTTTTCTGTTCTGTCTTAAGTAAATCTTTAAtcctagaaattaatttttatagaACTTATTAAATCAGAAAAATGTTATAACATTATGATATACTAATGTATTTTACAACTATAGTTTAATTGTAATTGAATTATTAGATTAAAAGCCAATACAAGGTGAGTTTCAGCTTTTACCTTCATAATCTCAATCACCTCTTGTTTCACTCTGGTTAACTCCCGTTGAAGAGTTACCCTCTCTTCCTCACTTGCCTTTTCTACTGCTTTGATTTTTTCATCCATTTCTGCCTGCAATTTCTTCCGGGCTTCCTCTGTCTTCTGGGCAAGACTCAGAGCCCTCTCAAGCTCTTCaaaagctgcaaagaaaaaaaagtatatgatAGTCAAGAAATATCAATGTCCCTTGATAGAAGAACAGAGTTCTCAGTAACTGTAAATTACACAAGTAACAGAAGAATGAACTTCGGCATCCATCAAGAATTCACATGGGTTTATATctagaaaggaaagagaattgACAAATAGATGTGAATGTCTTCCAACACATTCTGTAGCTTCTATTTCTTCCCCTAAAATCACTATAAAATACATAAACCGTATAAAGAAACTATGGCTCCTCTTCTGGCTATATGTGCTGAATAActttgaagaagaggaagaaagctgCATGAAGAAAAGGCAACTCACAAGTTGTTCTTCCACTAAAACAACCAGACAGAAGCATAAACCAGGAATAACTGCTATGCAGGTCAGTTTTTACTGAATCATGAAAGAGTTCTTCCTGAACAGAACACCGAAGTACAATACCAGGCACTTTATTTACCTAAGAGTTGTTCATTTCAAACTGTACAACCTAGATAATCTTCTCTTTAAACTGTGGGTTTGGTGGAGTCCATACAAagctaattttattatttcactaCTTACATTTAATGTAAACTACTATCAGTGCAATTCAGAGAGACTGGAAAAATGCTTGTGTGTTATGAAGACTGTCCTGTGCTTCTAAACTTCacaaataaaatgtaagaaaaaaatattaacatttgcTCCCAGAAAACCTCAATGTCcataaaatgtttcaaaagaaCACTGAAGTTGCAGTGATAAAGATAAGATGCACAAGTCTGCTTTTAGAAATCGGAACCAGTAATTCCACAGCTTCTTCCCATGCTAAGGAGAAGTATTCTAACATACTTCATTCACTTCATAGATGATCACTTagatgtaaaaagaaacaaaataaattcctGTGTTGTGAGctggtttttttattactattattactcaATACCAGTATCTGAGTTCCTCACTGAAACTGATGGCAGAATCTGTATAGAATTACACAAGACTAGAATTTGATCACTATTAGGGAAATCTCTTTTCCTGAATAGATCGTGAATGTGGAAAACCCCTGCTGCATATCTAAGGAAAATTCAGACTAGTATATGCTTAAATTTGTTGCATAGAACAACTTTGGCCAAACACCTCCATAAAACTCAAAATCACAGTGCAAATATCAAGACTGTAATTTATCAGAGCACAAAACCCCTAGAAGTATATTATTTTACTATACCCTGGAGGACTACTTGGATACTATTCTGggagcaaaaataataattttcaaagtgTTATTTAGTATGCTAAGCTTTCTACCACTTAGTTCTACCCCCAAAAGAAGATCATAACAGACACATACATTTCTAGTTTCCTTGATTCACCATTATTTGGTAGGCATACACAGCAATTTTTGTAATCCTTGTTTTTTTGAAACTAGTAACACTCAGGTACAAGTTTCAGAAGTGAATAATAATTTCCATTCCACATATTCTGATAATATTCAAACCTGAAGCTTTTAACCACAATCTATACTTTTGAAGCAATACTGCAAATATATTTCCAAGTAACTTAATTCCATAAAATTGCATTCACCCAACTTCTGACCTTTTCcagaattttcttctattttctgaGGCAACCCTTCTCTGACTACTCACAGCAACGATCATGTTTTAGAGCAAAACAGGGCTGTTACTGACCCTGGCAATACCAAAGGCCATCATTGTATCCACTTTTTCACTCCTAACCAATGAATACTAGAATTCATTACAAAAAATTAGAAGCACTAGAGattattttaaacagcaaaccagtctaaaacaaaaagcaagcatgCACGAGGCTTATAGCTCCTTGCTTTCCAAGCACAGTTCTTCACAGTCCCCACCAAGGCATTTGCCACCTGGGACCCACAGGACTCAAGTCCTCTCCCCTGGCCACCCCAGGCACAACTGTGTTATGAACACAGCCTGCAAAGTTGTTTTTGGAGAACGGCACCAGCTTCCCTGATGCTTCTCTCGCCCCTGACAAAAGCAAGTACAGCCAGCAAAATTGGCAAAGTCCTTCAGTACTACAGCATCgtaaacagctttttaaaaaaaagaacaaaaacaaaaaaccaaccctatAGACCATTACAGAGTATAGCTTGAAAATAAAGCCTGCAAGTAAAAGattgttattttacttttctatAGATGTTTTCTGATTCTTGTTCTCAGTAACAtatacttcattttcatttgagaaaCCTGTATCTTCTGTAAAAGGAAGGAGAATGCGTTTGCCATAGCCCACAAATCCATCAAAGAGAAGACATCCAGGTTCACACTAGGATTGACTACTGATATGTAAGAGCTGAGCAACATGCAGTACAACAGCTGCATCACCATCGTCACAAGCAGGATGCCAATACAAAAGCTAGACAAAAGCTGATGGATAAAACGCCAAGGGGgtatgaaagcagaaagaagcaaCACTTCACAGAACCACGCTTAGCTCTCTAAAAGTTAAATTATATGCATCTCAGGCACTTACAGCACTTaagcaaaacagaacatttttattcGAAGTAGTTAATTCTAGTGTAGCATGACACAACCGAGTTTCAAACCAGATGAGGGGTAAACTATCATCAAGCAGACAGAACATGGTCtaaattattactgttattatttttttcatctatgGGAGATTTTAATTCTACTGTCAATAAAAGCCTGGAATAAAAGTCCACGTTTTTATCCAAATACGTCTATTCTGAATGCAAAGACTAAAGGCACTGCCTGTGTTCTTCCCCAACCAGCGGAGCTACCGTTGAGGGAAGATCTTTTAACCAAGGCACTGGTTAAGCAAAGTCTCATAAAGGCACAGTGGCAAATCAGAAACAGGAAGAAGGACACCAACAGAGTCTCAGGTGAGTCTTGCAAAATCCCATTCATGTGACCAAGCCAGACAAACAGGAAACCTTCATGTGCAGTATATAAATGACACAAAGAGCCTGAGCAGAGTTTAAGAAGTGCAAGGTTGCAAAACTGATCTTTACAAAACGTGCTAGAGAGTTGACTGCTTTACACAGGCTACTCCAAAGCACCCGTCTCAGTTCCCTTCGCCTTGCCTCTCCTACCCACTGTCACACCAGTCCGTACTGTAAAGGGCTTCTTGCTTACTCTCCCGACGCTGCAGACATGGTATCTTCAACTACAGTGCCATCTACTGCTGAAAACTGCGAAGAAAGCACTCAACAGGATGGCAAAGGAGGGATTTTTACATTTCCTTACTGAAGGCTGAGAGCAGGCACCTTGTCAAAAGTCTGAGAAACCAAGGTTGAATTCACTTCCTATAGTTGATGTGTGCACATAGGCAGGATTTCAGATGCACAGTCCAAgcttcttgtttctctgcagcaagGTGCAAAGCATACGTTAATTAAGCTCACAAAAGAAAGTGTCACCTACAAAGAATGCCAAAGTAAAGCAAAATGAATTTGCTTTCTAAAGACTTTGTTTACTGTACAGAAAACTCTAAGTAAGTAATCTGCATCCTGAGAAGTCAGAAAGGACTTATGCCAAGTAGTTTCAGGAGAAACAAACTTCAATTTACCAGTAAATTTACAAATACTAGAAATAGCTTTGTTGAAGTAAAATGTAAGTAATTGATGTACATTGCAAAGCgttagaaaaaaaagatcagttgCAGTTACTTCAAGTAAAAGTGCCTGAGAAGCACAGAATTTACTTTTTAGAGCCCAGTTCAAGCACCCAATGTGTGATGTAAGAAAAAAGAGCCCTT
This genomic interval carries:
- the GOLGA4 gene encoding golgin subfamily A member 4 isoform X15 is translated as MFKKLKQKISEEQAPPRGAGGRAAPLPPQVPTEFLSATHSRRRTSADQSDDGTSTSDEELSDTRSFAQRLQLRVPSMESLFRSPVKESLFCSSSKESLIQASSRDSLNRLDLDAAGSTFDSTSDMESETEEPLRNMDSLSKEQMRQRLRRMERSLGNYRGKYSELVSAYQVIQREKKKLQAILSQSQDKALRRIGELREELQMDQQAKKHLQEEFDASLEEKDQLISVLQTQVLLLKRRLQNGQIGTELPDSNIQSEPQVQSPIEEITTENTVEPGSNEHNEDSVKTLETLNQRVKRQENLLQRCKEMIQSHKERCAQLTNEKEALQEQLEERLQELEKMKDLQMAEKTKLITQLRDAKNLIEQLEQDKGMVIAETKRQMHETLEMKEEEIAQLRARIKQITTKGEELKEQKEKSERAAFEELERALSLAQKTEEARKKLQAEMDEKIKAVEKASEEERVTLQRELTRVKQEVIEIMKKSSEKRVAELEKYHKKEMATKDQELNKRLQAQEKAFQGKMKLALERNQSECLKTLQEQEEQGSLALEELELQKKAIQSACDRKVQKMREVVEIYRTRVLELESSLAKYSQDDRKQSEELSTLMESEKKQHTKEINCMVEKHKNKPENMKEQQEKLWTEKLQILKQQQVTEIEKMREKQQQEIATILKEKETVFRAHIEEMNEKTLEKLDAKQTELEALSSELSEALKIRHDLEQELSALNSKVCEAEQELEGKLEEERKRHKEEVEIMLKEHEMSIQGVEKVLKEELNQLRQSLEEKDRHLEELKAHEQKLKESSERSEAEFVQVSAKLEELSESHRSTSNEQAKIYEEELAKLQQKLTDLEGEKLQLSEQLERTESQLNDVKNELEAYISQVHDLKQHLQEQRNENTQKETSLTQQYECQLKDLQREADDTKRILSEKENEIEHMKLQNKQVEELKQKLLATEERMSALQEEYESKLKRQDNKMEKIKQKSKDMQETFKKNLAEQEAKLKKELENKQLEFSQKESEFNAKMLEMAHASSAGINDAVSKLESNQKEQLESLAEAHRRELEEITQSWEKKLHQQVEELQEKHEMELQEKEQEVGDLKQKLATFSAEEESTRAEITHLKEEQVKREESLKELQEQLRQSVAKVTALSDKESDLKTQLKKLEGDLNQSLKEQSGLQEQLSEQKAVEEKDKAKITELADTLKTLEEKLQDVQSSQYKDHENYEKKIEAIQLKEAEFKRLSGELVAQLDACWKNAEALLQTKINELIEKCSEKIGIVTCKIADCKRRTAEVKEAVLIKTSKILELEAQLREVTEHHSAVSTSLQKSMQQLQEKDNLITSMRADIEGLVTEKEQLQKEGGHQQQAASEKETCITQLRKELSENINAVTSMREELQEKVSEISALNKTISDLNVRLESMISLTEKEAAMSLLSKQHEEDRLQLLNQVQELSARVETLSQEKASALQQVDHCTAKLSEWKMKAQTRFTQNHDTIKDLQSKLELSNTEANKKGEELNKLKEQLAKESKNLDSLKSELEQKQNKREKQESELTAKLKNQAARIAELEEHVAQKTSENDSLMEKLKKSNEQKDTEQKEIAWQLQQAERVAFEKDNRFKEAEEKVLNLEKQIGSLKTEFEAKEREFVQMKSGILKSKEEELKELEERLNAENNTKLADLKKKAELKIGSIKRQLMSQMEEKEQQFKQDRENQLRDLEQKVQEREAKIESLEEKIKSTRDSTELEKEMLQKVESVKAAVEQEKNNMLESVQQTYKEKMHVLQKGLTEKDELLQKYEKEQQESNDSRLELQTKQEELLKKLECVEKSHQEEQSKAESLRKELEEQTKKYSLLADELARCSGDLASSREELRAKEQKHLDMENVIGDFQKKMQEKEAVSQSLEQKIKELENNLVKENEVHKTEMEDMSSRYEEKLKALQQQLDERNDSLKAFEKNVEEKAKSGLELQKLLGDMQNQQKDLQTKLEETEREKQKLCKEVNNLQKDLRTLRKEHQQELDIVKKETLEEMEQRIRCEQEDIELKHNSTLKQLMREFNTQLAQKERELETAVKEAISKAQEVETELIENHHIETTQLHKKIADKDDDLKRTVKKYEEILEAREEEMTAKVRELQAQLEDLKKEYKQKMAEEQHWNSEKVKITELQAQLAQKTTLVNDSKLKEQELREQIHVLEDQLKNYEKNVYVTSVGTPYGDENLHHTDVSLFGEPAEFEYLRKVLFEYMMGRETKTMAKVITTLLKFPADQTQKILEREDARPLFASPRRGIF